A single window of Myxocyprinus asiaticus isolate MX2 ecotype Aquarium Trade chromosome 34, UBuf_Myxa_2, whole genome shotgun sequence DNA harbors:
- the LOC127425729 gene encoding cAMP-dependent protein kinase inhibitor beta-like, whose protein sequence is MRGSGEMTEVEPVLDFGSSGRSGRRNALPDILGSPAGVNPSDLPLKLAELSLTDDPGGAQSPTSQEVPPPAESSEESQ, encoded by the exons GGCAGTGGTGAGATGACGGAGGTGGAGCCAGTGTTGGATTTTGGGTCGTCAGGTCGATCGGGCAGACGGAATGCTCTGCCTGACATCCTGGGCTCTCCGGCTGGTGTGAACCCCTCCGACCTGCCACTCAAACTAGCTGAACTCTCCCTCACAG ATGATCCTGGAGGGGCTCAGTCTCCTACATCACAGGAAGTTCCGCCCCCTGCAGAGAGCTCAGAGGAGAGTCAGTGA